A stretch of DNA from Methylobacterium sp. CB376:
GGCCTCGTCGCCTGCACGGGCAATCGCGGCTGCAAGTTCGCGGCCTCGGACACGAAGGGCCACGCCCTGATGATCGCCGACCACGTCGAGGCCCGGGTGAGGGACCTCGACGTGCCGGTGAACCTGCACCTGACCGGCTGCCACCATTCCTGCGCCCAGCACTACATCGGCGATATCGGCCTGATCGGCGCCAAGGTGGTGGTGAGCGAGGAGGGCGACACCGTCGAGGGCTACGACATCGTGGTCGGCGGCGGCTTCGGCGAGGCGGCCAGGATCGGGACCGAGATCTGGAAGGCGGTGCGGGCCGAGGAGTGCCCGGGCCGGGTGGAGGCGCTGCTGCGCGACTACCTCGCCCACCGCACCGGCCCGCAGGAGAGTTTCCAGGCCTTCACCGCCCGGCGCGGGCCGGAGGCCCTGAAGGGCCTCGCCGAGGCCCGGATGCTGGAGGCGGCCGAATGAGCGCCGCCCTCGGAGCCGCCGGCGCGGGGCCCGCCCGCGCGACCGCGTCCGCCCCGCATTCTCCCCGGTGACCGCCATGACCCAGCACGTCACGCCCCCCCTCGTCCTGATTCCCGAGAGCGCGCCCTTCACCGCCGACCAGCGGGCGTGGCTCTCCGGCTATTTCGCGGCGCTCCTCGGCCCGGCGCTGGAGGGCGCGACCGCGCTCGCGCCCGGCGAGGTCCCGGCCGCCGGCCCGGCGCTCGCCGACAACGGCGACGCGCCCTGGCACGACCCGTCGATCCCCCTCGGCGACCGCATGGCCATGGCCACGGAGCGCTCCGCGGCGCAGAAGCTGATGGCCGCCATGGCCCAGCAGGATTGCGGCCAGTGCGGCTACACCTGCGCCGACTACGCCAACGCCATCTTCCTCAGGAAGGAGGAGCGCCTGAACCTCTGCCAGCCCGGGGGCAAGGAGACCCTCCGGATGCTGAAGAAGCTGGAGGCGGAGGTTGCCGGCGCGGCCCCGGCGGCGCCCGCCGCGGCGGCAATAGCCGCAGAGGCCGCCCCGGCGGCCGGGGCGGCGACCGGCCCCTCCGGCTATTGCCGCGAGAACCCGGCCGAGGCGGTCTTCCTCTCCCGGCGCCGCCTCAACGCGCCCGGCGGCGAGAAGGAGACCTGGCACATCGAGATCGACCTCGCCGGCACCGGCATCGATTACGCGGTCGGCGATTCCCTCGGGCTGTTCCCGGCCAACGCCCCGGCCCTGGTCGACACGGTCATCGCCGAACTCGGCGCCCGGCCCGAGCGGGTCGTCGCCACCCGCTTCGGCGAGGCGACGCTGCGCGACCACCTGCTCGGCCACTACGCGCTCGGCGCGGCGCCGGACGGGCTGTTCCAGCTCCTCTCGCTCCTCACCTCGGGCCCGGCGCGCCGCAAGGCGCAGGCCCTCGCCGCCGGGGAGGATCCGGACGGCGACCTCGCCCATCTCGACGTGCTCGCGGCCCTGCACAAGTTCCCGGGCGCGCGGCCGGACGCCGAGGTCTTCCTCGAAGCCCTCGACCCGTTGCAGCCGCGCCTCTACTCGATCTCGTCGAGCCCCAAGGCCGATCCGGGCCGCGTCTCGCTCACCGTCGACGCGGTGCGCTACAGCCACCGCTCGCGGCTGCGCCTGGGCGTCGCCTCGACCCATCTGGGCGAGCGCCTCGCCGAGGCCGCCAAGGTGAAGGTCTACCTACAGAAGGCGCACGGGTTCGGCCTGCCGGACGATCCCGGGACGCCGATCATCATGGTCGGGCCCGGCACCGGCATCGCGCCCTTCAGGGCCTTCCTGCGCGAGCGCGCCGCCGTCAAGGCGCCGGGCCGCAACTGGCTGTTCTTCGGCCACCAGCGGCAGGCCTCGGACTTCTTCTACCGGG
This window harbors:
- a CDS encoding sulfite reductase subunit alpha — its product is MTQHVTPPLVLIPESAPFTADQRAWLSGYFAALLGPALEGATALAPGEVPAAGPALADNGDAPWHDPSIPLGDRMAMATERSAAQKLMAAMAQQDCGQCGYTCADYANAIFLRKEERLNLCQPGGKETLRMLKKLEAEVAGAAPAAPAAAAIAAEAAPAAGAATGPSGYCRENPAEAVFLSRRRLNAPGGEKETWHIEIDLAGTGIDYAVGDSLGLFPANAPALVDTVIAELGARPERVVATRFGEATLRDHLLGHYALGAAPDGLFQLLSLLTSGPARRKAQALAAGEDPDGDLAHLDVLAALHKFPGARPDAEVFLEALDPLQPRLYSISSSPKADPGRVSLTVDAVRYSHRSRLRLGVASTHLGERLAEAAKVKVYLQKAHGFGLPDDPGTPIIMVGPGTGIAPFRAFLRERAAVKAPGRNWLFFGHQRQASDFFYRDELNGLKEAGILTRLSLAWSRDGGEKTYVQDRMRENGREVWRWLEEGAHFYVCGDAKRMAKDVERALIDIAAKEGGRSPDDAVAYLAALKKAGRYQADVY